In Betaproteobacteria bacterium, the following proteins share a genomic window:
- the dprA gene encoding DNA-protecting protein DprA: MTAVRTDATDWLRLCLVPGIPGTAQRALLKAFGSPAAVEGTTRASLIAVVGGPGADALATGPAPGALEACLAWLEEPGHQLLALGDEDYPAALLQIPDPPTVLFALGDMRLLNRPAMAIVGSRNATRQGVLDAGEFAHALSDAGYGIASGLALGIDAAAHRGGLAGRSSSIAVVGTGLDRVYPSANRELAHELASRGVLVSEFPLGTPPVATNFPRRNRIISGLSRGVLVVEAALKSGSLTTARLALEQGREVFAIPGSIHSPLSKGCHWLIKQGAKLVESADDVLAELDGRLQQPVRFDDPPGAGTDDEPILDALGHSPATVDALSLCTGSSASRITAELTRLELTGRVERLPGGLYRQLAVP, translated from the coding sequence ATGACTGCCGTGCGCACGGATGCCACCGACTGGCTTCGCCTCTGCCTGGTTCCCGGCATCCCGGGAACGGCACAGCGCGCACTCCTCAAGGCTTTCGGTTCCCCGGCCGCCGTGGAAGGGACAACCCGCGCTTCCCTCATTGCGGTCGTTGGCGGACCCGGGGCCGATGCGCTCGCAACCGGGCCGGCCCCTGGTGCCCTCGAGGCATGCCTTGCCTGGCTCGAGGAACCCGGCCACCAACTCCTGGCGCTGGGCGACGAGGACTACCCTGCGGCGCTTCTCCAGATCCCTGATCCGCCTACCGTGCTCTTCGCGCTGGGCGATATGCGCCTGCTCAACCGGCCCGCAATGGCCATTGTCGGCAGCCGGAACGCCACTCGCCAGGGTGTCCTCGATGCAGGTGAATTCGCGCATGCCCTGTCCGATGCCGGATACGGTATCGCCAGCGGGCTGGCCCTCGGCATCGATGCCGCGGCCCACCGAGGCGGCCTCGCGGGTCGTTCATCCTCAATTGCCGTGGTTGGCACCGGTCTCGATCGCGTTTACCCCTCAGCCAATCGTGAGCTTGCCCACGAGCTCGCTTCTCGTGGCGTTCTTGTATCGGAGTTCCCCCTCGGCACGCCCCCGGTCGCGACAAACTTTCCGCGGCGCAATCGCATCATCAGCGGCCTGTCACGGGGCGTCCTTGTCGTCGAGGCGGCACTCAAGAGCGGTTCGCTCACCACGGCGCGCCTCGCGCTCGAGCAGGGCCGTGAGGTTTTCGCGATTCCAGGATCGATCCATTCTCCTCTGTCCAAGGGCTGTCACTGGCTGATCAAGCAAGGAGCGAAACTCGTCGAGTCCGCAGATGACGTCCTTGCAGAATTGGACGGGCGGCTGCAGCAACCGGTCCGGTTCGATGATCCACCCGGCGCCGGTACCGATGACGAGCCGATCCTCGATGCGCTGGGCCATTCGCCCGCCACCGTCGATGCGTTGTCGCTTTGCACCGGATCGTCGGCCTCCCGGATCACGGCTGAACTCACCCGCCTGGAGCTCACGGGCCGCGTGGAGCGCCTTCCCGGCGGGCTTTACCGGCAACTTGCTGTACCCTGA
- a CDS encoding DUF4390 domain-containing protein → MLLAIQAFVGAAPARAEGIVPIRAMVESGSGGYRLDAEFDVRFSPGLEEAVNRGVALYFVVEFELSKPRWYWFDEKPVQLSQTYKITYTPLLRQYRLSAGSAYQNFTRFEEVVSALSRVRGWPVADSGALRKQDEYQAAIRMRLDTTQLPKPFQLNAVASRDWNLASDWYRWIVHP, encoded by the coding sequence TTGCTGCTGGCGATTCAGGCATTCGTCGGTGCGGCGCCGGCGCGCGCCGAGGGTATCGTGCCGATTCGAGCGATGGTCGAATCGGGTTCCGGCGGCTATCGACTCGACGCGGAATTCGATGTTCGCTTCAGTCCCGGCCTCGAGGAAGCGGTGAACCGCGGCGTGGCCCTCTATTTCGTGGTCGAGTTCGAGCTGTCCAAGCCGCGTTGGTACTGGTTCGACGAGAAACCGGTTCAGCTGTCGCAGACGTACAAGATCACCTACACGCCCCTGCTTCGTCAGTACCGGCTTTCCGCCGGCAGCGCCTACCAGAACTTCACCCGCTTCGAAGAAGTCGTGAGCGCCCTTTCGCGCGTGCGCGGCTGGCCCGTCGCGGACAGCGGGGCGCTTCGCAAGCAGGACGAATATCAGGCCGCCATTCGCATGCGGCTTGACACGACGCAACTGCCCAAACCCTTCCAACTCAACGCGGTCGCCTCGCGCGACTGGAACCTCGCCTCGGACTGGTATCGGTGGATCGTCCATCCATGA
- a CDS encoding HAMP domain-containing protein — protein MRPLIFLCVVTGAGLVYLMSQASSNTALFTQNYPALLGLGGLLSLGLMFLIGYQLFVLRRKLKERVFGSKLTLRLMVVFALMALVPGGLVYAISFQFLQSSIESWFDVRMDKALEGGLNLARSTLDSSLRELGQKAGGMAQSLATAQAVEPATLSRLREQYGVEEATLLNHRGKVIAYAGTEATSLQPDLPGANLLRQVRAQQPVRSVESIPERGLFLRVIVPVNVLTIAEDIRILQVLQRVPTAVAQDARVVDQGWRDYQELTLARVGLKRIFGLTLTLAMLLTLFSSIALAFLLSERLSAPLSALAEATRAIAKGDYSRLNPVRSRDEFGILTQSFNTMTRQIADATEAMERNQQQLENAKTYLESILSNLTSGVLTFDERHYLKTVNATAYDILGIPAGAFHGLKLQDWTTHVASVSPFAEIVLKQFSSASSRQWEQQLDYRRHDGARTLLVRGTRLTTRGDTGYVVVFDDITHLAQAQRDAAWGEVARRLAHEIKNPLTPIQLSAERLQHKLHMKLHDQDAAVLKRATGTIVNQVTALKGMVDDFSQYARASRMTAEQVSLNDLVREVLVLYESMGVPIEPQLAENLPNVAADAALLRQVLHNLIQNAIDALAGEAQPRIVVSSSFANEGITLSVRDNGAGIADSVLGRIFEPYVTTKLKGTGLGLAIVKKIIDEHHGHIVVENVKPHGAHVSIVLPLREAA, from the coding sequence ATGAGGCCGTTGATTTTCCTGTGCGTGGTGACGGGCGCAGGCCTCGTCTACCTGATGTCGCAGGCCTCGTCGAACACCGCCCTCTTCACCCAGAACTACCCCGCCCTGCTCGGCCTCGGCGGGTTGCTTTCGCTGGGTCTGATGTTCCTCATCGGCTACCAGCTGTTCGTGCTGCGGCGCAAGCTCAAGGAGCGCGTCTTCGGCTCCAAGCTCACGCTTCGCCTCATGGTCGTGTTCGCCCTGATGGCCCTCGTTCCGGGAGGCCTCGTGTACGCGATCTCGTTCCAGTTTCTCCAAAGCTCCATCGAGTCATGGTTCGACGTTCGGATGGACAAGGCGCTCGAGGGTGGACTCAACCTTGCGCGAAGCACGCTGGATAGTTCGCTGCGCGAACTCGGCCAGAAGGCCGGGGGCATGGCGCAATCGCTGGCTACCGCCCAGGCGGTAGAACCCGCGACGCTCAGCCGCCTTCGCGAGCAGTACGGCGTGGAAGAGGCCACTCTTCTCAACCACCGCGGCAAGGTGATCGCCTACGCGGGGACGGAAGCCACCTCGCTGCAACCGGACCTGCCCGGGGCAAACCTGCTTCGCCAGGTCCGGGCCCAGCAGCCGGTGCGCTCGGTCGAGTCGATACCGGAGCGCGGCCTCTTCCTGCGCGTAATCGTGCCGGTCAACGTCCTCACGATTGCCGAGGACATCCGCATCCTCCAGGTCCTGCAGCGCGTTCCCACCGCCGTGGCTCAGGATGCGCGTGTCGTCGACCAAGGTTGGCGTGATTATCAGGAACTTACGCTGGCTCGCGTCGGGCTGAAGCGCATCTTCGGCCTTACTCTCACGCTGGCGATGCTCCTGACGCTGTTTTCCTCCATCGCACTGGCGTTCCTGCTTTCCGAGCGTCTTTCGGCCCCGCTGTCGGCGCTGGCCGAAGCTACGCGCGCCATCGCAAAGGGAGACTATTCCCGCCTGAATCCGGTGCGCAGCAGAGATGAATTCGGTATCCTTACCCAGTCATTCAATACGATGACTCGCCAGATCGCGGACGCGACCGAGGCGATGGAAAGAAACCAGCAGCAACTCGAGAATGCCAAGACCTACCTGGAGAGCATTCTTTCGAACCTGACCTCCGGCGTGCTCACTTTCGACGAGCGCCACTACCTGAAGACGGTCAATGCCACGGCGTACGACATCCTGGGCATTCCAGCCGGCGCCTTCCACGGGCTCAAGCTGCAGGACTGGACCACCCACGTGGCCAGCGTGTCGCCGTTTGCAGAAATCGTCCTCAAGCAGTTTTCCTCGGCCTCCAGCCGCCAATGGGAACAGCAGCTCGACTACCGCCGCCACGATGGAGCACGCACGCTGCTCGTACGCGGCACGCGCCTCACGACTCGGGGGGATACGGGCTATGTCGTCGTCTTCGACGACATCACGCACCTCGCACAGGCGCAACGGGATGCAGCCTGGGGCGAGGTCGCCCGACGCCTGGCTCACGAAATCAAGAACCCGCTTACGCCGATCCAGCTTTCGGCCGAGCGTCTCCAGCACAAGCTGCACATGAAGCTGCACGACCAGGATGCAGCGGTGCTCAAGCGGGCCACAGGCACCATCGTCAACCAGGTGACGGCCCTCAAGGGCATGGTGGATGACTTCAGCCAGTACGCGCGTGCCTCGAGGATGACCGCGGAGCAGGTTTCCCTGAACGACCTGGTGCGCGAAGTGCTCGTGCTTTACGAATCGATGGGAGTGCCCATCGAGCCGCAGCTGGCCGAAAACCTGCCGAACGTGGCGGCCGACGCGGCGCTCCTGCGGCAGGTGCTCCACAACCTCATCCAGAACGCGATCGACGCGCTGGCGGGCGAGGCGCAGCCGCGCATTGTCGTGAGTTCCTCGTTTGCGAACGAAGGCATCACGCTATCCGTTCGCGACAATGGCGCCGGGATCGCCGACTCCGTCCTGGGCCGCATCTTCGAGCCTTACGTCACCACCAAGCTCAAGGGCACGGGCCTCGGGCTGGCGATCGTGAAGAAGATCATCGACGAACACCATGGCCACATCGTCGTCGAGAACGTGAAACCCCACGGCGCACACGTGAGCATCGTCCTGCCCCTGCGCGAAGCGGCCTAG
- a CDS encoding succinylglutamate desuccinylase/aspartoacylase family protein has protein sequence MKNIAVELIAPNIDAHRQSSTGVDFVHRFDSGLPGPHVMVNAITHGNEICGAIAVDRLLRMGVRPVQGTLTLSFANIDAFSRFDPRRPYATRFVDEDFNRVWNVATLDGPRDSTELRRARALRPFVEAADLLLDIHSMLEPGPPVMICGPLEKGIRFAFDVAIPADIVSDEGHANGTRMRDFGEFGEPSSQKNALLVECGQHWERAAEQVAWQTTWRFLRLSGVVDLEISDREIAAEAPAPQRLVRVTEAVVARTPEFRFASEFSGMEVVARKGDVIAYDGGEAVLAPYDNCVLVMPVPNNVKTGLTAVRLGRIVPR, from the coding sequence ATGAAAAATATCGCAGTCGAACTGATCGCCCCCAATATCGATGCCCATCGCCAATCCTCCACCGGCGTCGACTTCGTCCACAGATTCGACAGCGGCCTTCCAGGTCCCCACGTGATGGTGAACGCCATCACTCATGGAAACGAGATCTGCGGCGCGATTGCCGTCGACCGCCTGCTTCGCATGGGAGTTCGCCCCGTCCAGGGAACGCTCACCTTGTCTTTCGCCAACATCGACGCGTTTTCACGATTCGATCCTCGGCGCCCGTACGCCACGCGCTTCGTCGACGAGGATTTCAACCGCGTCTGGAACGTGGCGACGCTGGACGGTCCGCGCGACAGCACAGAGCTGCGCCGCGCTCGCGCGCTGCGCCCGTTCGTCGAGGCGGCTGACCTCCTGCTCGACATCCACTCGATGCTCGAACCCGGTCCGCCCGTGATGATCTGCGGGCCGCTCGAAAAGGGAATCCGGTTCGCATTCGACGTCGCCATTCCGGCGGATATCGTGAGCGACGAGGGCCATGCCAACGGGACGCGGATGCGCGACTTCGGGGAGTTCGGCGAACCCTCAAGTCAGAAAAACGCGCTGCTGGTCGAGTGCGGCCAGCACTGGGAGCGCGCCGCCGAGCAAGTTGCATGGCAGACAACCTGGCGATTCCTGCGCCTATCGGGAGTGGTGGATCTGGAAATTTCCGATCGCGAAATCGCGGCCGAAGCCCCTGCGCCGCAGCGGCTGGTACGCGTCACGGAGGCGGTCGTCGCCCGCACACCGGAATTCCGATTTGCCAGCGAATTCTCGGGAATGGAGGTCGTGGCGCGAAAAGGCGATGTCATCGCCTACGATGGCGGCGAAGCGGTACTCGCCCCCTACGACAATTGCGTGCTGGTGATGCCCGTACCCAACAATGTGAAGACAGGTCTCACCGCGGTTCGGTTGGGCCGCATCGTGCCGCGGTAG
- the rsmB gene encoding 16S rRNA (cytosine(967)-C(5))-methyltransferase RsmB, whose amino-acid sequence MLDVQLCASTILSDTFAGRTLSMAFEQTFRRYPSLSASERAAVRDICYEGLRSLGLLEAQLGELLLTPVRHSELRSLLLVGLTQLQFTRAKPYAVVDHAVRAAERLGQPAARGLVNAVLRNFLRRRQDLGRDAWATPEVRFGFPAWWVQKLREEYPATWEQVVATENLHPPMTLRVNRRRTTVTQYLERLGEEGISARALGDMAVRIDPPRPVAEVPGFSEGLASVQDAGAQWAARLLEVADGQRVLDACAAPGGKTGHLLELADVEVLALDSDAARLARIRENLERLGARATIGNADVGDPHSWWDGRPFQRVLLDAPCSASGVVRRHPDIRWNRRPSDLPKLAAQQGQLLNGVWQVLETSGKLLYATCSVFREENESTVEAFLARQPDARVVQLQPGTPEGGRIRPDDDHDGFFYALFEKC is encoded by the coding sequence GTGCTAGACGTCCAGCTCTGCGCTTCCACCATACTCAGCGATACCTTCGCTGGCCGTACGCTATCCATGGCGTTCGAACAGACGTTTCGCCGATATCCGTCATTGAGCGCCAGTGAGCGGGCTGCGGTACGGGATATTTGCTATGAGGGCTTGCGCTCGCTCGGGCTTCTCGAGGCGCAGCTCGGTGAATTGCTGCTCACGCCGGTGCGCCACAGCGAGTTGCGCAGCCTTCTCCTGGTCGGCCTCACGCAACTCCAGTTTACCCGTGCCAAGCCCTATGCAGTCGTGGACCACGCCGTGCGCGCGGCAGAGCGTCTGGGCCAACCCGCCGCGCGCGGCCTGGTGAACGCGGTCCTGCGCAATTTCCTTCGGCGGCGGCAAGACCTCGGCCGCGACGCGTGGGCTACCCCGGAGGTCCGTTTCGGCTTTCCGGCCTGGTGGGTGCAAAAACTGCGAGAAGAGTATCCGGCGACATGGGAGCAGGTCGTCGCGACGGAAAATCTCCACCCTCCGATGACCCTGCGGGTCAACCGCAGGCGCACGACGGTCACGCAATACCTCGAGCGCCTAGGGGAGGAAGGAATCAGCGCACGTGCCTTGGGCGACATGGCGGTTCGCATCGATCCCCCTCGGCCCGTGGCGGAGGTCCCCGGGTTTTCCGAAGGTCTGGCAAGCGTCCAGGATGCCGGTGCCCAATGGGCCGCCCGGTTGCTGGAAGTCGCCGACGGCCAGCGCGTGCTCGACGCCTGTGCCGCCCCTGGGGGCAAGACGGGTCACTTGCTGGAACTTGCCGACGTCGAGGTCCTTGCCCTCGACAGCGATGCAGCTCGCCTGGCCCGGATTCGCGAAAACCTGGAGCGCCTGGGCGCCCGCGCGACAATCGGCAACGCGGATGTAGGCGACCCGCACTCGTGGTGGGACGGACGCCCTTTCCAGCGTGTCTTGCTCGATGCGCCCTGCAGCGCCTCGGGAGTGGTGCGGCGCCATCCTGACATCCGTTGGAACCGGCGCCCGTCTGACCTCCCGAAACTGGCGGCCCAGCAGGGGCAGCTTCTCAATGGTGTATGGCAAGTCCTTGAGACTAGTGGTAAATTGCTTTACGCAACCTGCTCTGTTTTCCGGGAAGAAAACGAATCCACGGTGGAGGCGTTTCTCGCCCGGCAGCCGGATGCGCGCGTTGTACAACTCCAGCCCGGCACGCCTGAAGGCGGCCGGATCAGGCCCGACGACGATCACGATGGCTTTTTCTACGCCCTTTTCGAAAAGTGCTAG
- a CDS encoding N-formylglutamate amidohydrolase translates to MIQHFAYRRIAPAVDPVPVVLDSPHSGTTYPEDFQPAVPMNALRKAEDAFVDELYACGPRHGAMLIAARFPRSYIDPNRSFLDIDSSLLDAPWPGPAAATRKTELGIGLIWRVLDTGEAIYARKLSVEEVRRRIADFHQPYQKAVKDALDTAHAHFGSVWHLNCHSMPALSSAISEEGPGKPRADFVLGDRDGTTCEPGFTALVKAVLSDMGYDVKVNDPYKGVELVRAFSDSQAGRHSLQVEVNRRLYMDEHTGEKTPGYARLARDIERMVKAVCAYAAERGSHHCHGHLDHEHCGHDHGHGHHHDHGHSHVHDHTHDHPPEKNGH, encoded by the coding sequence ATGATCCAACATTTCGCCTACCGTCGCATCGCCCCCGCCGTCGATCCCGTACCTGTAGTCCTCGATTCACCCCACAGCGGAACCACGTATCCAGAGGATTTCCAGCCGGCCGTTCCCATGAATGCCCTGCGCAAGGCAGAGGATGCCTTCGTGGATGAACTCTATGCCTGCGGACCGCGGCATGGCGCCATGCTCATCGCCGCACGATTTCCGCGCTCCTACATCGACCCGAACCGCTCCTTCCTCGACATCGACTCCTCGCTCCTCGACGCGCCGTGGCCGGGGCCCGCGGCAGCAACCCGGAAAACCGAACTCGGCATCGGACTCATCTGGCGCGTGCTCGACACCGGGGAAGCGATCTACGCCCGAAAGCTTTCCGTCGAAGAGGTGCGGCGCCGCATCGCCGACTTCCACCAGCCTTACCAGAAGGCGGTCAAGGACGCGCTTGACACGGCCCACGCCCACTTCGGATCCGTGTGGCACCTCAATTGCCATTCCATGCCGGCGTTGAGCAGCGCAATATCTGAGGAGGGCCCCGGAAAGCCCCGCGCCGACTTCGTCCTCGGCGACCGGGACGGCACAACGTGCGAGCCGGGCTTTACGGCTCTCGTCAAAGCCGTGCTATCGGACATGGGGTACGACGTGAAGGTGAACGATCCTTACAAGGGCGTTGAGCTGGTGCGCGCCTTCTCCGATTCGCAGGCGGGGCGGCACAGCCTGCAGGTCGAAGTGAACAGAAGGCTCTACATGGACGAGCATACGGGTGAAAAGACTCCCGGCTATGCGCGACTCGCGCGCGATATCGAACGCATGGTGAAAGCGGTGTGCGCTTACGCAGCCGAGCGCGGGTCGCATCACTGCCATGGTCATCTCGATCACGAACATTGCGGGCACGACCACGGACATGGCCACCATCATGATCATGGCCACTCCCATGTGCACGACCACACCCACGACCATCCGCCCGAGAAGAACGGCCACTAA
- the htpX gene encoding zinc metalloprotease HtpX, producing MLGNWVKTSLLMAAIVALFGTAGALLGGAQGMIIALVVAGAMNLWAYWFSDKVVLRMYNAREVDESTSPAFYRMVRELADRAQIPMPRVYLIDEDQPNAFATGRNPENAAVAATTGIMRVLTERELRGVMAHELAHVKHRDILISTISATVAGAISSLAQFGIFFGGRNEEGRPANPVVSILVMIVAPVAAMLIQFAISRAREFEADRGGAEISGEPRALAAALEKIHRFSQGIPLAPAEANPATAQMMIMNPLSGRGIAGLFSTHPDTGERIARLNAIAPGASTR from the coding sequence ATGCTTGGCAACTGGGTGAAGACTTCGCTCCTCATGGCGGCGATCGTGGCGCTCTTCGGCACGGCCGGGGCGCTGCTCGGAGGCGCTCAAGGGATGATCATTGCCCTTGTGGTCGCAGGCGCGATGAACCTGTGGGCTTACTGGTTCTCGGACAAGGTGGTCCTCCGCATGTACAACGCGCGGGAGGTGGATGAAAGCACTTCCCCGGCCTTTTACCGGATGGTCAGGGAACTTGCCGATCGTGCGCAGATCCCCATGCCGCGTGTGTACCTGATTGACGAGGACCAGCCCAATGCGTTCGCCACGGGGCGCAATCCGGAGAATGCCGCAGTCGCGGCGACGACTGGCATCATGAGAGTACTGACGGAACGCGAACTGCGTGGCGTGATGGCCCATGAGCTCGCGCACGTGAAGCACCGCGACATTCTCATTTCGACGATCTCGGCGACGGTCGCCGGCGCGATCTCCTCCCTTGCCCAGTTCGGGATATTCTTCGGAGGCCGCAACGAAGAGGGGCGGCCAGCAAACCCCGTCGTCTCGATCCTCGTGATGATCGTGGCCCCCGTTGCGGCGATGCTGATCCAGTTCGCCATCTCGCGCGCCCGGGAGTTCGAGGCAGACCGAGGTGGCGCCGAGATCAGTGGAGAGCCCCGTGCCCTCGCCGCGGCGTTGGAAAAGATTCACCGATTTTCCCAGGGCATCCCTTTGGCGCCCGCCGAGGCCAATCCCGCGACAGCCCAGATGATGATTATGAATCCCCTTTCGGGCAGAGGGATTGCGGGCCTCTTCAGCACGCACCCCGATACCGGCGAGCGCATCGCGAGACTCAATGCGATTGCTCCTGGTGCAAGCACACGCTGA
- a CDS encoding LysM peptidoglycan-binding domain-containing protein, producing the protein MRKLIIALVVASASLVPGWALSQATATAAATMGDLQADAPSEYTVQKGDTLWAISGKFLKEPWKWPEIWQMNREQIKNPHLIYPGDIIRLDRSGATPSLSLIAGGAIAEGNVVRLQPRTRIESLSTAVPSIPGSAIGPFLTQPLIIEADGLDSFPRIVATEEERVIVGTGSLAYVNGLRSGDPINWQIFRQGEALIDPDTRELLGYEAIHVGDAKVKRFGSPSTVEVVRAKQEINQEDRLMPVREATFPSYVPRAPDKPIKGVILSGRGGVTDFAQFGIVAINRGSRDGLEVGHVLATMRKGNVITRTGRPPLITELIAWDALGMSLASIDIKPNPVVPDTVVASSDPSSAPISSSSQPITVLPDERSGLLFIFRTFEKVSYGMILKSVKPISVGDVVQTP; encoded by the coding sequence ATGCGAAAGCTCATTATAGCGTTAGTCGTCGCTTCGGCCAGTTTGGTTCCGGGCTGGGCGTTGTCACAGGCCACCGCCACGGCGGCTGCAACGATGGGCGATCTGCAGGCCGACGCCCCCTCGGAGTACACGGTCCAGAAGGGCGACACGCTCTGGGCAATTTCCGGCAAGTTCCTCAAGGAGCCCTGGAAATGGCCGGAGATCTGGCAGATGAATCGGGAACAGATCAAGAACCCGCACCTCATCTATCCCGGCGACATCATCCGACTCGACCGGTCAGGCGCGACTCCCAGCCTTTCGCTTATCGCCGGCGGCGCCATTGCCGAGGGTAATGTGGTTCGGCTCCAGCCTCGCACCCGGATCGAATCGTTGAGCACGGCCGTGCCCAGCATCCCGGGCAGCGCCATCGGGCCCTTCCTTACCCAACCCTTGATCATCGAGGCAGACGGCCTTGATTCATTCCCGCGGATCGTTGCCACCGAAGAAGAGCGCGTGATCGTGGGCACGGGAAGCCTGGCTTACGTAAACGGCCTGCGTTCGGGCGACCCCATCAACTGGCAGATATTCCGCCAGGGTGAGGCGCTGATAGACCCCGACACCCGAGAACTGCTCGGCTACGAGGCCATCCACGTCGGGGACGCCAAGGTCAAGCGATTTGGCTCGCCGAGCACGGTGGAGGTCGTTCGAGCCAAGCAGGAGATAAACCAGGAAGATCGGCTGATGCCCGTTCGCGAGGCGACCTTTCCCTCCTATGTTCCCCGTGCCCCGGACAAGCCCATCAAGGGCGTAATCCTCTCCGGGCGCGGTGGAGTCACGGACTTCGCCCAGTTCGGGATTGTCGCCATCAACCGCGGCTCGCGCGACGGCCTCGAAGTCGGCCATGTGCTCGCGACGATGCGCAAGGGGAACGTGATCACGCGCACCGGGCGACCGCCGTTGATCACCGAATTGATCGCCTGGGACGCGCTCGGCATGTCGCTTGCCAGCATCGATATCAAGCCTAATCCGGTCGTTCCGGATACCGTCGTCGCCTCCTCCGATCCTTCGTCCGCACCCATCAGCAGTTCGTCGCAGCCGATTACCGTTCTGCCCGATGAGCGTAGCGGTTTGCTGTTCATCTTCCGCACGTTCGAAAAGGTGTCTTACGGCATGATCCTGAAGAGCGTGAAGCCCATCTCGGTCGGAGATGTCGTGCAAACGCCCTGA
- the def gene encoding peptide deformylase has translation MAILEILQYPDPRLHLPAARVEKIDANTRKLVSDMAETMHEADGVGLAATQVNVHQQVIVIDVGPDHSDLRVFINPEIIRREGLALNQEGCLSVPGVYESVERADSVTVTALDECGSRFTLNASGLLATCIQHEMDHLQGKVFVEHLSELKQNRIRAKLKKRQRKAA, from the coding sequence ATGGCCATTCTCGAGATCCTCCAATACCCTGACCCGAGACTGCACCTGCCGGCAGCTCGGGTCGAGAAGATCGATGCGAACACGCGCAAGCTTGTCTCTGACATGGCTGAAACCATGCATGAGGCTGACGGCGTGGGGCTCGCCGCGACACAAGTCAACGTTCACCAACAGGTGATCGTCATCGACGTGGGCCCGGACCACTCCGACCTGCGGGTGTTCATCAACCCGGAGATCATCCGTCGGGAGGGGCTCGCGCTCAACCAGGAAGGCTGCCTTTCGGTGCCGGGAGTTTATGAGAGCGTCGAGCGTGCGGACAGCGTGACCGTCACGGCGCTGGATGAGTGCGGTTCGCGCTTCACTCTCAATGCTTCCGGGCTCCTGGCCACCTGTATCCAGCACGAGATGGATCACCTGCAGGGCAAGGTCTTCGTGGAGCACCTTTCGGAACTCAAGCAGAACCGCATCCGCGCCAAGCTCAAGAAGCGCCAGCGGAAGGCAGCCTAG
- a CDS encoding methionyl-tRNA formyltransferase, with amino-acid sequence MRLVFAGTPPFAAQALQALHAAGHEIALVLTQPDRPSGRGLKPKPSAVADLAGTLRLEVAKPASLKTAEAKAMIESLSPDIMVVAAYGLILPKSVLTIPKRGCFNIHASLLPRWRGAAPIQRAIQAGDVETGVAIMAMESGLDTGAVLIERRVPILAVDTAGTLTDKLSRLGAETIVEALSRLDELSPRHQDAAGVTYAAKINKPEAVLDWQLDATVLDRQVRAFNPFPGAETILDGETLKIWEVEPIVASGIPGTVIDFDHGRPLIACGKGALALTVIQRPGSRRMAAAEFLRGRPMLPGTRLGSNANGNA; translated from the coding sequence TTGCGTCTCGTTTTCGCCGGCACCCCTCCTTTCGCCGCACAAGCCCTTCAGGCACTCCACGCCGCAGGGCACGAAATCGCGCTCGTCCTCACGCAGCCGGATCGCCCATCCGGACGCGGCCTCAAGCCCAAGCCCAGTGCGGTAGCGGATTTGGCTGGCACGCTTCGCCTCGAAGTCGCGAAGCCCGCATCACTCAAGACGGCAGAGGCCAAAGCTATGATCGAGTCTCTGAGCCCCGATATCATGGTGGTCGCGGCCTATGGCCTCATTCTGCCAAAGTCAGTGCTAACTATTCCCAAGAGGGGCTGCTTTAATATCCATGCATCGTTATTGCCAAGGTGGCGCGGGGCGGCCCCGATCCAGCGGGCAATTCAGGCGGGTGACGTTGAAACAGGGGTGGCAATCATGGCCATGGAATCCGGCCTTGATACGGGCGCTGTACTGATCGAGCGTCGCGTTCCGATTCTGGCTGTGGACACGGCGGGGACCCTGACCGACAAACTTTCCAGGCTGGGAGCCGAGACCATCGTTGAAGCACTCAGCCGACTCGATGAGCTTTCCCCGCGCCATCAGGACGCTGCTGGCGTGACCTACGCAGCGAAGATCAACAAGCCCGAAGCGGTGCTGGACTGGCAGCTTGATGCGACTGTGCTAGATCGCCAGGTGCGCGCTTTCAACCCCTTTCCGGGAGCCGAGACGATTCTCGACGGGGAAACCCTCAAGATCTGGGAGGTCGAGCCGATCGTGGCAAGCGGTATTCCGGGCACGGTAATCGACTTCGATCACGGGCGCCCCTTGATTGCCTGCGGCAAAGGCGCGTTAGCGCTTACTGTCATACAGCGCCCCGGTTCACGGCGAATGGCAGCGGCAGAGTTCCTGAGGGGCCGCCCGATGCTCCCGGGTACCCGGTTGGGCTCCAACGCGAACGGGAACGCTTGA